CAAGtatgtaaatagaacaaccaaaGTGCAGAACTTACCACCTAGCTAATCCAATCTCGGGTACACACAAGTGCTTCAATTGTCTTGATGTTTAATGTGCTCCATTGCTTATGAATTACTGGGCCCTCACTGCTGAATGCTGCCTGGCAGTGAACAGCTGATGATGGCATTGCCAAGACATCCTGCACCATTTTTGAGAGGGTTGGATACTTTGAAGAATGACTCATCCACCAGTTTAGAATATCAAAATCATCCTTCCGTGGAAGAAGACCATCTTCAAGATAGCTGTCAAGCTCCGACAATAGTTGACTCCTTGTCTGTGCAGTAAGATGCTGATCCCAATCTTCCAATAAATCACTGTCAAATCCATCTATTTCAACATTGTGAACTTCGCAATTTGAAGTCTTAACATTCGGCTGATCCACAGGGGTGCAATATTCATGAAACAATTCCCTCACTATTTCAGCTACATCATTTACATACTTTGTTGCATCAGTGCCAAAAGCTCGTTTAAGACGGAACTCGATAAAAGTAATTTTGAATCTCGGATCAAGAACAACAGGCACTGACAACCACAAGTACGACTTTGCCCAATATTCATTGAATGCTTCCTGCATCTCTCTAATCATGCTAGCAACGTCGGAGTGTTCAGTACATGCTTCTTCTTGCAAAATCGTCCTGACTTTCCATACTTCATGGAAGTACATATTTGCTGTCAGGCAAACAGGCCCAGACATTACTTCAACGACTCGATAGAAAACCCTCAAAATCTTATAGATAGGCTCAACAATTTTCATTTCTTCCACAGATACAAATTCTTCAGAGGGAAGTAACTTCTTGAAATGCAAAAGCACCTCAAGTCTAAAGTAAAttttatgccaccattttgcatcTTCATGGGGGCACTTCATACCAACATCATTAGCAACTTCCAAAAGCTGCTGCTGAGTCAGCGATGAAGATGCACATGCTTGAATAAATCTCTCTAGCAGATCACCGACACGGTAAAGCAATGGTTGCCCTTTCGAAAGAACGCTGTCAAGCATATCATCCACACAAGCAATATTGTATAGCTCACCTCTAATAGGAAGACAGTTCCTCTGTATAAGCATGTCCTTCAGCTTTGAGATACTTCCGCTGTTTCTTATTTCGCTTACAGATGTCAAGCAGAAAAGCTTCCTGTCAAGATTCCACTCTCTTATAGCTTCCCATATGACATTATACGCCCCAACCTCAGATTCTAGCACACAAGCCTCCTTACAGTGTATCATCCTTTCCAAATCAGAAGGTGAGGACCAAAGCACACCAAACTTGATTATTCTCCTTTGAAGCTTCCATTCAGAATCAATAAAATGCGCGGTCAAACACAGGTACTTTATTGTGGGCTCAGCTCCATGAGGGACCCACACACTTGCTGATAACGAAACTCGCCGTGACGAAAGTGCAATTTTCTCCTTAAGGTCAGACTTCTCTTTCTGAAACAGCAGAGTTGAATATTCTTCTATATCTAGGCTCGAAGCCATGTTAAACACAGGGTTAAGGCCCTTCGCAAATCTTTTCATTTCTTCATGCTCCACAATTGACAGGGGATAGTCATGCATTATTATCATCCTAGTTAGCTCTTGATAAGATGCTTCTTGATCAAATTTCCTGATCTTGATATCTGGAGTACGAGCAGACGACTTATCTTGTTCCATTGGGGTCATGTTGTCTGCTGGTAAAGCCAGAATGTGCTGATTTTGACAAGTTCTGTCACCAGAATTATAACCCAAGTGGAACCTGCTAGCATATTCTGCAATCTGAACTTTACCATTTGTCAAGGCAGGTAAAAGTTCATCCTTCACCCTAGATTTAAAAATTGGTACACTGGACGAAAAAAGCCCACCTTTCTGATGATTTACACTAGTTCCAGCCCGTGCTGAACAAGTCTGAGTGTGTTGGTTTAAATCGCCTGTACTTTTTTCTGCACTAAGTCGTGTGTGGCAATGGACACAGTCAGCACCATGGATTCTCCCCTCAACATAGACAGGTGTAAAGTCCATCCATACCTTCGATCTCAATCTGTCGTTCTCACTATGATTTACCAAGTTCATGTCATCAAGTGGCTCTGGAAGAATCTGGTTCAGTGGATCAATGTCATTCACACCTACTATGCATGAAGCACGCATAAGTTAGTCAGAATATACCTTTAAGATTAAAGATATAACTTATAATAAAGCTGCTGCTTGCACCCTTAATTTACAGTAAAGTGGTAAACAACAAAATCTCTAAAGTAAAGCACAACACATTGCCCATACCTAATGATAATAAAGATCCAAATCTTATGCTAAAAAGCACGGATATGAGGACACGGACACGGCGATACGCATACGGGGACACGGGATACGGCATTTTCCAAAAACAGCCACACCGGAATACGAGAATATATAAATTAAAAATACACCATGTAATAAGGAGTTAAAGACAAAAATAATAATGAGAAACTGAGATGAGATCAGAATACTGCCCCATTTGCTGTCTCCTTTTTCAAGTGCTCAATGATTGAATTAATTGATCCTCCAGGCCCATGTCATTGCAACTTGCAAAATACATCAAATGCTAGTATTAGAAACTTAAGAAGACATAATCTTAAGTGGTACAGAACATGAAAACAGTAAAGACATTTGCTTTCCAAATGTCCAATGTACTTGGCTCCCAAGTGCAGTATGGTTTGGCAATCTCAAGCTCCCAACGTGACGCGGTATTACAAAAATAAACCGTAGTACACACTAGACAGTAGACACAACATGACAGCATAACACAGTCCACTAATAACATGATAAATAGGAGCTCTACACTCTCACCCACGAACGATTGGCTACCGGCGGCGGCGCTCCCAGATGCCATGCTCCCTAACAGCAAGCAGCAATGACAATCAACGCTCAACAGCAGCACGAAGAAAAGAACCCAACCAAAAGCATTCAAGCAGCACAACAGCATGCAGCTAATCAAAAACCCAAGCAGCAACAGCATGGCCGCATGGGGAAGCTAGCAGCAGCAGCTCAACAGCAAAAAAATGAGTCACAAAGAGATGAAGAGATCGAGGTTACCTACTTGAGCATGGTTGCCGTCGGGAGGAGAGGCTGCTGGTCTTGGAGAAAACAGCGGCAGTGGCGGAGTCGCTGGAGCCTGGAGCAGCTCGTCCCTTTTGTGGCGCTCATGCGTGCAAACCTGCCAATAATAGGGTTTGTATAGGGCCGTTACTGGCCTCCAGAGGCCCCACCGTGTCCACAGCATATCCCTATTTAGTTTTTTTTTAATTCGGAAAAGATGGGATACTACAGGATACGCGTATCGCCGTGTCCACCCATACTAGGATGCCGATATAGCTGTTTATGCCGTGTCCGTGCTTTGTAGATCTTATGTATAGTCGTGTAAAGAATCTTATTTATAATTTAATTGTAACTTGCCAAACAAAATCCGAATTTGTAACCTGTAATCACTGATCTAGCAGATGAACAGTGTGCCGGGTATCCTGAATGTAACCATGTATTCAATTTTCTCATTAAGTTAGCAAGTGCAGCAAGAAGGACAACTGACTGGTAGAATCAACATGACTGCTTGAAGTATGCCATCAGTCGTTGAACTGAGATATTATTAACATACCCCTTAATTAATATCACTAATGTATTAGAAGCTTGATTGCTTAATGCATGGCTGCCATCTAGGACTGTGCATCTGATAGCTGTAGGGTTTTGGCTTTGTCTTGGCATTCTTCCTTGGTTTTGTTAGCTTTTGGACATGATTAGTTTAGAGCTTTTCCCTTTTGGTTGCTCTTGTTTTGTCAATTTACCCTTGTAAACTTTTGAGCCTTCTCGGTGTTCTCCTTCTGATACAAAAACTTCACACGTTTTGCGCATAGATCATGAACCACTGAAAGTTTGGTTACATCGGTACAAAACTGAAGAGGATTTGTTCTGCCGAACTAACCGAACAGGTCCAGCTCATCTAGCAGCGTCGTGCTCTTCCAGACCATATTACCCAAATTAACCAAACGCATACAGTATCCAAATTTTTATAAATAGGCTAAAATCAATAAGAACTCCGCCTATGTTGTCTCGAcatagccggtcccaagcccgggTGAAGGAGGAGGGgtgtgataggcttggcgagccaacgtcaaaactcagccactcttatggagatgaaaccAAAAGAACATCATTGGGGTGTAGCCTTCTTAGCGATGCGCCATATATATTCCACCCGGTGTGGTGTCAAATGAGCAAGGGCCAGGCCGTCACCCCCTTGGTGGTGCCGTATGTTGATCTAGATACAGTGACAAGTGAGCAAGGATCAGGTCGTCGCATCCTTAGTGGCGCGCTGCATCGACGCCCGGGTGCAGTGAAAAATGAGCAAGGGTCTTCGCATTTGACTCAACGAGTGCGAAGGGTAAGGAAGCTAGCTGAGCCTAGGAGGACCCGCTTAGCTGGAACGTAGGGTCCCTGGCAGCTAAACTACAGGAGCTAGTTGATACATCGAAGAGGAGAGGTGTTAATATCCGTTGCGTCCAAGAAACCAAATGAAGAGCACATAAGGCGATGGAGGTGGGAGGACACTGGCTTCAAGCTGTGGTACACGCAGACAACTGCAAACAGAAATGGAGTAGGCATCTTGATcaacaagagtctcaagtatggGGTGGTAGACGTCAAGAGGCATGGGGACCGGATTATCCTGGTCAAGCTAGTAGTTGGGGACTTGGTTCTCAAAGTTATCAGCGCGTATACCCCACAAGTAGGCCACAATGAGAACTCCATGATTGGGGACCGGATTATCCTGGTCAAGCTGGTAGTTGGGGACTTAATTCTCAATGTTATCGGCCCCCGCAAGTAGGCCGCAATGAGAACACCAAGATGGAGTTCTGGGAAGGTCTGGAGGACATGGTTAGGAGTGTACTTATTGGCGACAAGCTCTTCATAGGAGATCTCAGTGGCCACGTGGGTACATCTAACACAAGTTTTGAAGGGGTGCATGAGGGCTTTGGCTATCGCATCAGGAATCAAGAAGGACAAGATGTCCTAAGCTTTGCTCTAGCCTACGATATGATCGAAACTAACACCCTCTTTAGAAAGGAAGAATCACGTCTACTGACTTTTAGTAGTTGTCAACACTCTAGCCAGATTGATTTCGTCCTGTCGAGAAGAGAAGATAGACATGCTTGCCTAGATTGTAAGGTGATACCTGGAGAGAGTTTTGTCCCTCAGCATAAGCTTGTGGTGGCTAACTTCCACTTTCGGATTCGTGGCCAGCAAGATAAGCATGCCAAAGTCGCTAGAACgaagtggtggaagctcaaggAGGCAGCACAGGCTTTCAAggagagggtcattaaggagggcccttgggaggaaggaggTGATGCAGGCAATATGTGGATGAAGATGGCGATTTGTATTTGTAAGGTGGCTTCAAAAGAGTTTGGAGTGTCCAGGGAAAGTAGAAGCGTAGCTAAAGATACCTAGTAAGGAGAAGAAAGATTGTCTCAAACGGCTACACCTGGATAGGAGTGCAGACAACATAAAGAAGTACAAGGTGGCAAAGAAGGCCGCAAAGCGAGCTGTGAGTGAAGCAAGGGGACTGGTGTATGAGGACCAACACGAAGGaagggacatctataagatggccaagatccAAGAGAGGGATGTCGACCAAGTGAAATGCATCAAGGATAGAGCAGATCAGCTCCTGGTAAAGGACAAGGAGATTAATCATAGATGGTGGGAGTACTTCCACAAGTTGTTCAATGGAGAGAATGAGAGCTCTACCATTGAACtggacgactcctttgatgaTACAAGCAGGCGTCTTGTGCGGCGAATCCGGGAGTCTAAGGTCTGCGATgctttaaaaaggatgaaaggaggAAGGGCAATGGGTcctgattgtatccccattgaggtgtggagAGGCCTCAGAGACACagcgatagtatggctaactaagcttttcaacctcatttttcgggcaaacaagatgccaAAAGAATGGAGGCAGAGTATGTTGGTAAgaatcttcaagaacaagggggatattcaaagttgtactaattactgtggaattaagctgatgagccatacaatgaagctataggagtcattgagcaccgcttaagaagaatgacagtcgtgaccaaaaatcagtttggtttcatgtCTAGGAGGTCGatcatggaagccattttcttggtacgaaAACTTACCGAGAGATACAGGGAGCAAAAGGACCTGCATATGGTgctcattgacttggagaaggcctaaGATAAGATACCGCAAAATGTCATGTGGTAGGGAGAAAAGTCTATTTTAAACCTTGATTTTGTACGCGTAGTTGGAATCGAACCTTGAACTTTTAATCACTGAAATTAGCACCCTGTATTTATCGATCCTAGTCAATCCCTACCCTATGACAGTGAAATCTTGTTTGGTGTAATAGGAAAGAGGTAATCCCAGTCTAAAAAAAATCTACTCTCACTTACTAcatgggcccacctgtcatatgCACCTCCTTCCTTAATCTCCCCCTTGCCTCCTCAATCAATTCATTTTGTCTCTCCctacatgatgacatggcaaccAAATATCAATGACACATCACTTGTTGCTGCTCCATGGCACCACCTCCACCCCGTCGCTTCCCTATTCGAACGTCGCGCCCGCGCATGACCGACAAGCCTCGGCGCCGCAGCGCTCCGTCCCCCACTCTCCCTGCTCTTCACGTGGCACCTGCACATGGCCGACGAGCCCCGGCCCTGCGACGACCCATCCCCAATCGCTCATCCTGATGTGATGAGCTCCGGCATGTGGCAGGCGGCGACTGAAGGCATCACGGTTCAGTGGTACCGAGAACAACACGAGCGGTCAGAGACGATGGTTAGCATGGCGGTAAGATGGATGCAAGTGGGCGCGCACGAGAAGACCTGCTACTGCCGCAACCTCCCATCCTGGTGACCTCTGATGCCTGTTGCCAGCGTGAATGTGCGCCATGCACTCGTCGAGCTGGCGGGCGTGATGTTGCGCACCACAATGGACTCGAGACTCCTCGTTGAGCTACGCTAGTGTTGTAGAGTACTTTTGCACACGTAATGTTCCAATGAAGATTGTTTAATTTCTGGCCGGTCTTTTTgctttggtgatggatgaggtcacaagggatatacaaggagatatcccatggtgtatgctctttgcggatgatgtaGTGCTAGTCAATGATAGTCGGATGGGGGTCAATAGAAACTTAAAGAGGTATGGAGAaaaaccttggaatcgaaaggttttaggcttagtagaactaaaaccaaGTACATGAGGTTCATTTTCAGTACTAATAGGCacgaggaggttagccttgatgggcaAGTGGTACCTCAGAAGGACACCTTCGATACTTGGGGTCAATGTTGCAGAAGGATGGTGATATCGATGAAGATGTGAtccatcgaatcaaagccggatgaATGAAGTGGCACCAAGCTTGcgttctctgtgacaagagagttccacaaaagctaaaaggcggGTTATATAGGACGGCAATTCAAACCACAATATGGCGTTGAGTGTTGATCGACTAAAAGgtgacatgttcaacagttaggtgtatGTAGCTAAGATGcgcatgttgagatggatgtgtgccCATACAAGGAAGGATCGGGTCCGGAATGATAATATACGGGATAGAGTTGGGACAACACCGactgaagagaagcttgtccaacatcgtctgagatagTTTGGGCATATTCAGTGCACGCCTcgagaagctccagtgcatagcagACGGCTAAAGCGTGTTGTAATGTTAAGAGAGGTTGGGCTAGACcaaatttgacatgggaggagtccgtagGAGAGATTTGAAGGACCAAaatatcaccaaagaactagccaTGGACAGGAGTGCTTGGAAGCTAGCTATCCATGTCCCAGAACCATGAGTTCATTGCGAGATCTTATAGGTTTcagctctagcctaccccaacttgtttcgGACTAAAGGcttcgttgttgttgttgttgtaggcAAAATTCAGTAAGGTTCAGTTTCTGGTAATTAACGGTGTTGTGTTCTGCTTATTTTGTAAGGTCCTGTGGAAGACATAGTGTCTCGTTTGGAAAAACAGATTAAGATTGAACTAACTGCTGTAAGTTAACTAGTTAAGAATATGGATAGTTGCCTATGTACAGGTACAGAGATAGCCGTCTTCTCTTGTTACATATTTCATAGATGGATGCAATATTAAATTATGTTTGCACCAACTTTAACAAAAGCATGTAGCCAAACAGCAACATATGCAAAAGTGGCTCTACCGAATGGACATACCATAGCACTGTAAGAGACCTAAAACAACACAAAATTTACATACAGCATATTATGCAAAGTGGTTCCACCAACTGGGATTAGCATAATACACCTCAATGCATACACATGCATCGGTTACTCAATTACCTACATTATGACGCATAAAAGAAACAACATAAACATACCATAAGGGAAGTCTGTATCATGCAGCTCACTCAGGTCAAATCCCTCTTTTGCTCGACAATTATTATGATGTCGCCATAAATGGCTCGTTCCGTTGGAACGTCCATCAGCACCTTTGCAGCTCATGAGAGTATGGCAGTAGTGGCATTCCGCGCTCTGGATCACTCCATTTATATATATAGGCTTGTACTCTTCCCACACCTTAGACCTCTTCTTCCTGAATCTGGAGGCAGCAGCTCCATCAGAATCTATCCCTAATGGCATATTAGCGTCACTGTCATGCTCATCCATGTTTTCCATAGCTGCAGTTGATACAACACAATCAATTTGTAGCAAAGCATATGATTAAACTGCAGAGTAGATAAATAAGGAATAAAGCACAAGAAGCAACATCACCTACAGATATAACTTTGAACACAGGAAAGTACACATttttgtaagcatgattttttaCAGAGAAGCATAAAAGGATGTGGTGCATTGCCAGGCAGATGACTAACCGATGCACGCCTTCGACCTCTACCTCACATCCTCACTACAGGCCGGGCCTTCGACCCCTACATCGCATCCTAGCCATGGGCCGCTGCCAGCCAGCCAGCCACAGAGGTGGGGTCTTCCCCTGCGGCCCTGCTCGCCTCACCTCGCAGCATCGCCTCATCCGACCCCACGCTCTCAGTGGATGGCTGAGTGCGGCCACACAGCTTCCCCTGGCAGGTGTGTCTGGTCCCCACGCTGCCAGGCACATCCTGGTGGCACTCCAGCGTGGCGGCAGCAGTGGCCTGTAGGTGATGCCCACTTCAACACGACAACAGCCGGCAATTTCTACTTACCTCTCTGAGTGACAGCCAACAAGTGACAGAAAAAAGTGTGCCTAGGCGTGCACTTAGGGGGTGTTTAATTAGGATTAACTATGGCTTTTGGATTTTGGCCTGTAGGACAAAAAATTCACCTATTTCCCTGCCTGGTTGCGGCCGGAGTCGGCGATATCAAAAGCCTCTGTTCACTATGTTGATCCTCTTGCCGACAACGCTTGGCAGCGGCAAACGAAATGTTGATCCTCTATGCAGAGGTGTGGACTTCCGGAGCATGATGTACGTTGCTATCGGCGCATACTGGACGACACCTCCCCAGTTCTAGCTGGGTTCTGCCGTCCACTAGACGACTCCTCTAGGCACAGTGGTGTAGCCCTGGAGTCGATGTTCTGGACGTGTATGCCAGCTGTCATGAAGCCAAAAATACTAAACACTGCGCCAGTATGCTTGGTTTCGTCACTAAATTTGGCAGCCAAAATACTAAACACTGCGCCAGTCCCGAACGCGAGCCGATCTATGGTACAACCACAACCTCAGTCAGAATCTGGATTGGCGGGTGAAGTGCTCATTGTAAGTCTGGTCGCTCGCGCTTTCTTCTCGACGAAATGACGCGCTGCGCCGCTGCGTATTCAGGAAAAAAAAAGGATGGCAAGTAGATCACCATGAACTTTTGGTTCGAGCTTGCTAACAGTTCCACACTTAATTTGGTACGGTTTCCCCTGAAACTAACACCCACTTATACCCCAACTCTCTTACTAGAAGCAAAAATTCAGAGCAACGGAACATGTCGACAAGGACTAGCACACATCCATAGCAGCAAACAGAGCCGACATCTAAGGAATTCGGAACTGGAAACAAAGGGTACTGGGATCGCGTCGCTTACCTGCTCCCTGCAAGCTCAAATTCCGTCGGAGATGAGAACGCAGACCAAGTGAGGAAATCCAAATAAGGGCAGAATCGGGGGCTCTGGAGATCGAAGTCGGCGATGCGGCCGCAGCGGCAGCGGCGCCGGTGCGGAGAGGGATCCGGGTAGGGTTAGGGCGAGCTCCAGGCCCGACCCAAGTTCCAGATATGGGTTTGCTTAGGTTCAGGGCCCATGTATCCACTGGACCCAGGTTTGGGGTTAAAGCTAGCTCGCGTCCTCACcacaaaaaaataataataaataaactCGCATCGAGCCCTAAAAAAGAAGTAGCTCGCATCCACTGTTCGGATAATGAACGTATGCCGTCTCTAAAAGAAGGTTTTTTTTTAAGGTGTGGCTAGATCTCAATTGACTTAAGTCTCAGTCAAATGACACAACATataaaaaaggaagaaaaaactAAAAGAAAACGACTTTGCGAATATAATATCGACTGAGACTTTGTTAAAATTCAATCGACTGAAATTTAGCATCCTGTTTCTTTTTAAACGGGGCAAAAGCTTCCTCTATGAATTTTACTTAAGAAATTATTGCTTTCTACTCCCTATGTAACATGCTACATTAAGAATTAAACTGCAAAAACATCATACATTTACAGAGGTTGTACTTCAAAAAATGTTGCTTTAAAAAAATTAAGAAGAATGTTATCTTGTTAATCAGGATAAACCGGATAAAATCACCACTACAAATCAACAGTCTATCTCTTGTTTTCATTATAGagttttttgtttgttttctcaTATCATGTAAAGGATAGACTCCCTAAAGTTGTTATCTCTTTGTTTGCTCATATTCTCTTGCTTTCTTCATCAGCCCATCTCCTTGTGTATTTGTAGCAACaacacgtctctctctatataaTCACTTTTCCCTCTTTTTATTTCCATGGTACCATCCTTGCTCCACCACTCTCTCTAATTCAAATTCAATGTCAAAGAGCAAGAGCTCTCTCATGGTAATTCCAATGAAGGGGTGGTGATGGGGGATATTTTTAAAGTGTCCCTCACACCCATCTTCACTGTAATGTTTTCTTATGCAATGGTGTCCATGTGAATCTCAAGCACATGGCCTAATGCATGGCAGATCTAGGAGGTGTCATGGGTGCCAGGGCACCCCCTGTAAAAGTTTAATCTAGTTTATATTACACACTATACACTAATTTCTAATAACAAAATGCCATTTTAGGAGTAGTCCCTAGGATTATGATGATATTTAGATCATATCGTTGTTTGACACCCCAAATGCTACGGTTCTTGGTCTGCCACCGCCCTTATGTTGAAGCAACTTCAAACATTACAAAAAGATGCCAAGGGCAATTTGGCACTTCACCGACCTTCACCAACGTTGTATGGAGTTTTCATTTTCCTTGAAAATCAGGGGATTGACTTGAGATCTTAATCACTGCTCCAGTGCCTAGTAAGGTGAAGTTACCAAATGGGTGAGAGATCGGACCTCCACTCCTTTTGGGGTTTTGCTTTCTCCCTAGGGAAAGAAGATATGATACTTTCTTGCAGCAGCGATATATGCAGATTCTATAGATACGTTAGTTCAAATTGTAACCATTGATTTCAAACATTGTCCCAAAGATACCAACGGTGTGGCCCGTGAGCTAGCTAGCTTTAGTTTTCATAATAACATTTCTTGTGTTTGGGGTGATGAACCCCCTAGTTGCTTAATTGTATTTCTTGCAAACGATGTAAGTGTTTCTTAATTTAATAAAGCTAGCCATGATGGccttttctcaaaaaaaaagatGCTTTCTAAAGAATGCAAGCCCCACATTCCGGCCCTGCCTTGCCAACTCCGATAGTTTTGTTGGAAAATATCATCATGTAAAAAATTATATcgatgtgacgcccggataattaagctacagtaaccctctactaatgtttccacgtcaccacgattactgttgataatctcgcgatGATTCAAAACtcgttcaaattcaaatttaaaataaagtcaaactagaaaagtttttcaaaagtcaaaaatTAAAATGTTCTAAATGTAGCAAGTAATTCATAATAAATATTGGTGGAGAAATCACACTTTTATAAAGTAGTTAAATGCACTATAATAAATAAAATAGTGGTAAAACTATTAATTAAATGCTCATAAATTAATAAACAAATACAAACTACTTTCTAAAATGTGTTAAGTTGTTTGTGGCTGTGGCATAAATTGTAACATCTATTTGGGTGCCactttagtatttttactaaaactaaaattaaaagaaaactaaaaagaaacaaagggaaaataaaacaaaaataaaagaaagaagaaaggacCCCCTTGGCCAACTGGGCCAGACGGCCCAGCCGGCCAAGCCACCAACCGGCCCAACCCCCGCTCCATAACCCCACCAGGGGGGAAACCCTAACCACCCCGACCGCACACTCTCGCGCACACCCCGTCGCCACTCCCTCTTCC
This genomic window from Aegilops tauschii subsp. strangulata cultivar AL8/78 chromosome 4, Aet v6.0, whole genome shotgun sequence contains:
- the LOC109783630 gene encoding zinc finger BED domain-containing protein RICESLEEPER 2 isoform X1, with amino-acid sequence MENMDEHDSDANMPLGIDSDGAAASRFRKKRSKVWEEYKPIYINGVIQSAECHYCHTLMSCKGADGRSNGTSHLWRHHNNCRAKEGFDLSELHDTDFPYVGVNDIDPLNQILPEPLDDMNLVNHSENDRLRSKVWMDFTPVYVEGRIHGADCVHCHTRLSAEKSTGDLNQHTQTCSARAGTSVNHQKGGLFSSSVPIFKSRVKDELLPALTNGKVQIAEYASRFHLGYNSGDRTCQNQHILALPADNMTPMEQDKSSARTPDIKIRKFDQEASYQELTRMIIMHDYPLSIVEHEEMKRFAKGLNPVFNMASSLDIEEYSTLLFQKEKSDLKEKIALSSRRVSLSASVWVPHGAEPTIKYLCLTAHFIDSEWKLQRRIIKFGVLWSSPSDLERMIHCKEACVLESEVGAYNVIWEAIREWNLDRKLFCLTSVSEIRNSGSISKLKDMLIQRNCLPIRGELYNIACVDDMLDSVLSKGQPLLYRVGDLLERFIQACASSSLTQQQLLEVANDVGMKCPHEDAKWWHKIYFRLEVLLHFKKLLPSEEFVSVEEMKIVEPIYKILRVFYRVVEVMSGPVCLTANMYFHEVWKVRTILQEEACTEHSDVASMIREMQEAFNEYWAKSYLWLSVPVVLDPRFKITFIEFRLKRAFGTDATKYVNDVAEIVRELFHEYCTPVDQPNVKTSNCEVHNVEIDGFDSDLLEDWDQHLTAQTRSQLLSELDSYLEDGLLPRKDDFDILNWWMSHSSKYPTLSKMVQDVLAMPSSAVHCQAAFSSEGPVIHKQWSTLNIKTIEALVCTRDWIS
- the LOC109783630 gene encoding zinc finger BED domain-containing protein RICESLEEPER 2 isoform X3 — encoded protein: MPYPVSPYAYRRVRVLISVLFSIRFGSLLSLGVNDIDPLNQILPEPLDDMNLVNHSENDRLRSKVWMDFTPVYVEGRIHGADCVHCHTRLSAEKSTGDLNQHTQTCSARAGTSVNHQKGGLFSSSVPIFKSRVKDELLPALTNGKVQIAEYASRFHLGYNSGDRTCQNQHILALPADNMTPMEQDKSSARTPDIKIRKFDQEASYQELTRMIIMHDYPLSIVEHEEMKRFAKGLNPVFNMASSLDIEEYSTLLFQKEKSDLKEKIALSSRRVSLSASVWVPHGAEPTIKYLCLTAHFIDSEWKLQRRIIKFGVLWSSPSDLERMIHCKEACVLESEVGAYNVIWEAIREWNLDRKLFCLTSVSEIRNSGSISKLKDMLIQRNCLPIRGELYNIACVDDMLDSVLSKGQPLLYRVGDLLERFIQACASSSLTQQQLLEVANDVGMKCPHEDAKWWHKIYFRLEVLLHFKKLLPSEEFVSVEEMKIVEPIYKILRVFYRVVEVMSGPVCLTANMYFHEVWKVRTILQEEACTEHSDVASMIREMQEAFNEYWAKSYLWLSVPVVLDPRFKITFIEFRLKRAFGTDATKYVNDVAEIVRELFHEYCTPVDQPNVKTSNCEVHNVEIDGFDSDLLEDWDQHLTAQTRSQLLSELDSYLEDGLLPRKDDFDILNWWMSHSSKYPTLSKMVQDVLAMPSSAVHCQAAFSSEGPVIHKQWSTLNIKTIEALVCTRDWIS
- the LOC109783630 gene encoding zinc finger BED domain-containing protein RICESLEEPER 2 isoform X2, which encodes MENMDEHDSDANMPLGIDSDGAAASRFRKKRSKVWEEYKPIYINGVIQSAECHYCHTLMSCKGADGRSNGTSHLWRHHNNCRAKEGFDLSELHDTDFPYGVNDIDPLNQILPEPLDDMNLVNHSENDRLRSKVWMDFTPVYVEGRIHGADCVHCHTRLSAEKSTGDLNQHTQTCSARAGTSVNHQKGGLFSSSVPIFKSRVKDELLPALTNGKVQIAEYASRFHLGYNSGDRTCQNQHILALPADNMTPMEQDKSSARTPDIKIRKFDQEASYQELTRMIIMHDYPLSIVEHEEMKRFAKGLNPVFNMASSLDIEEYSTLLFQKEKSDLKEKIALSSRRVSLSASVWVPHGAEPTIKYLCLTAHFIDSEWKLQRRIIKFGVLWSSPSDLERMIHCKEACVLESEVGAYNVIWEAIREWNLDRKLFCLTSVSEIRNSGSISKLKDMLIQRNCLPIRGELYNIACVDDMLDSVLSKGQPLLYRVGDLLERFIQACASSSLTQQQLLEVANDVGMKCPHEDAKWWHKIYFRLEVLLHFKKLLPSEEFVSVEEMKIVEPIYKILRVFYRVVEVMSGPVCLTANMYFHEVWKVRTILQEEACTEHSDVASMIREMQEAFNEYWAKSYLWLSVPVVLDPRFKITFIEFRLKRAFGTDATKYVNDVAEIVRELFHEYCTPVDQPNVKTSNCEVHNVEIDGFDSDLLEDWDQHLTAQTRSQLLSELDSYLEDGLLPRKDDFDILNWWMSHSSKYPTLSKMVQDVLAMPSSAVHCQAAFSSEGPVIHKQWSTLNIKTIEALVCTRDWIS